One window from the genome of Daphnia pulex isolate KAP4 chromosome 9, ASM2113471v1 encodes:
- the LOC124202746 gene encoding neuronal PAS domain-containing protein 2-like, which yields MSETLPSSSREMRNRAEKQRRDKLNAYISELYSLVPSAAAAPRKLDKTSTLRLSANFLRIHQNVDLRVKPYNRWNALAGHTILEKLDSFLLVVSCCSGKIIYVTDRVEKLLGHAQVDMMGYQLSCFVHQADQEAIEKRLSDFAKQVAANPDASDSLDGQVYSFECHLAGRQLSRGEPTVYERVSVSGTFRGPRRRREWADKSSDRSVATIQQHNDYSEPLFIGLVRILQTPNTLPPLTIMQAVQDEYVTQHTTTGTIIQTDHRIAVIAGYLSGEVTGMSAYDYVFKEDLEYTLKAQKLMLDRSEGMVTYRLKTSTGRLIFLRSRGFIQYDENTKEIISFFCINSLIDEEQGMKEMQEMRAMLDKLNIGNVTPAIASSPTNAIEPVAAASTQEPLSRCVRASLGKAPSAPSNGCLANGARVSGLSRSGLMPNGQSSLCISPASELQYSPSGSSTASSTFEERCQSVTPHSIVSSHTEIPNLVAVPYPFAPIPFPWRPTEVSSITTTSNGVVNIQEVSKSPEVDPVDCIGAPGSLVVSIDHQWESAPNSQSVVIQHNESLSHQQPLTPVNNVQAHSLQSSPSDNVDSIRSTLNAPSSCSVVQVPYQQHPEDVLKISIPERSSPNESNRNNYLNGYIIWPQKMSPKNRKENLILSYLDSDKHLYKQSEIAGTDQHYFPGELKVNTGTSSP from the exons ATGAGTGAAACATTACCAAG TTCGAGCCGGGAGATGCGGAATCGGGCGGAAAAGCAGCGGCGTGACAAGCTCAATGCCTACATCTCGGAGCTTTATAGTCTGGTTCCGTCAGCGGCGGCCGCCCCTAGGAAACTGGACAAGACCAGCACGCTCCGTCTCTCGGCCAATTTCTTACGAATACATCAGA ATGTGGATTTACGGGTCAAACCATACAACCGATGGAACGCTCTTGCTGGTCATACAATCTTGGAG AAATTGGATTCCTTCTTGCTCGTCGTTTCTTGCTGTTCTGGAAAGATCATCTACGTGACGGATCGAGTGGAGAAATTGCTCGGTCATGCGCAG GTTGATATGATGGGCTACCAGTTGTCCTGTTTTGTTCACCAGGCAGACCAAGAAGCAATCGAAAAGCGGTTAAGTGATTTCGCCAAACAAG TGGCTGCCAATCCGGATGCTTCAGATTCTCTAGATGGCCAAGTTTACTCGTTCGAATGTCATCTGGCCGGACGACAGCTGAGTCGGGGCGAGCCGACCGTCTACGAGCGTGTCAGCGTCTCGGGCACTTTCCGAGGTCCCCGTCGAAGACGCGAATGGGCTGACAAAA GTAGTGATAGATCTGTGGCAACTATTCAACAACACAACGACTACAGCGAGCCTCTTTTTATCGGCTTGGTGCGCATTCTTCAAACCCCCAACACATTACCTCCCTTGACCATCATGCAAGCTGTTCAGGACGAATATGTTACTCAGCACACAACCACTGGCACCATTATCCAAACGGATCACCGCATCGCCGTCATTGCCGGATACCTGAGCGGCGAGGTGACGGGCATGTCTGCCTATGATTATGTTTTCAAAGAAGATTTGGAGTACACTCTCAAAGCTCAAAAGCTGA TGTTGGATCGAAGCGAGGGAATGGTGACCTATCGGCTCAAAACCAGTACGGGTCGTTTGATCTTCCTCCGATCGCGGGGTTTCATCCAGTACGATGAGAACACCAAAGAAATTATCAGCTTCTTCTGCATCAACTCACTCATCGA CGAAGAACAAGGTATGAAGGAGATGCAGGAAATGAGAGCCATGCTGGATAAACTTAACATAGGAAATGTTACACCGGCGATCGCGTCATCACCAACCAATGCG ATCGAACCGGTTGCAGCAGCTTCTACTCAAGAACCACTTTCTCGCTGTGTTCGGGCATCCTTGGGCAAAGCGCCTTCCGCGCCGTCTAATGGCTGCCTTGCGAACGGGGCTAGGGTCTCTGGTCTTTCGAGATCCGGTCTCATGCCCAATGGACAGTCCAGTTTGTGTATTTCACCCGCCTCTGAACTTCAGTACTCTCCATCGGGATCGTCAACGGCCTCGTCTACTTTTGAAGAGCGTTGCCAGTCTGTCACTCCTCATTCGATTGTATCATCTCACACGGAAATTCCTAATTTAGTTGCTGTCCCATACCCATTTGCACCCATACCTTTCCCATGGCGACCAACAGAAGTGTCATCGATCACGACGACATCTAACGGCGTCGTCAACATTCAAGAAGTCAGCAA ATCTCCAGAAGTGGATCCAGTCGATTGTATTGGCGCACCGGGATCGCTGGTGGTTTCAATTGATCATCAATGGGAATCGGCTCCTAATAGTCAGAGCGTCGTCATCCAGCATAACGAATCACTCAGTCATCAGCAGCCCTTGACACCTGTGAATAATGTGCAAGCTCATTCACTTCAGTCATCACCAAGTGATAATGTAGATTCAATTCGCTCTACGCTGAATGCGCCGTCCTCCTGTTCGGTTGTTCAAGTTCCCTACCAACAGCATCCAGAGGATGTTCTGAAAATCTCTATTCCGGAACGTAGCTCACCCAACGAATCGAATAGAAACAACTATCTCAACGGATACATCATTTGGCCTCAGAAGATGTCCCCCAAAAATCGAAAGGAGAATTTAATACTGTCCTACTTGGACTCGGACAAGCATTTGTACAAACAGTCGGAGATCGCCGGAACGGACCAACATTATTTTCCTG GTGAATTGAAAGTGAACACTGGAACTAGTAGTCCGTGA
- the LOC124202745 gene encoding staphylococcal nuclease domain-containing protein 1-like — MSSQQQPALQEKQPPQYFKGIVKLVLSGDSVIIRGQPKGGPPPERQLNLSGINAPRSGRRAGGSAEETKDEPFAWEAREFLRKKLVGKEVVFTIEYKVPSSGREYGFLYLGKDAASGENVIESLVTEGLVTVRQEGIRGSTELAHLAELESAAKAAGKGKWASTGLQEHVRDIKWVAENPRQLVDKFKGKPVQAVVEHVRDGSTIRAFLLPDFYHITLMVSGIRCPGFKLDSEGKPDPAATEPLAEEAKFFTETRLLQRDVQIVLESVNNNNFVGSVIHPNGNIAELLLRDGFARCVDWSIALVTGGAEKLRAAEKAAKEKKLRIWKDYVSSAPQLSAKEKQFNGKVVEIVNADAFMVKLHDGSTRKIFLASIRPPRLEEKGEEKGEKKKGFRPLYDIPWLYEAREFLRKKLIDKRVDITVDYVQPASANYPEKTCCTVLIGGANVAEALVSKGYATVIRYRQDDDQRSSRYDELLAAEMKASKTSKGVHDKKEAPTHRVADLSGDLAKSKQFLPFLQRAGRSEAVVEFVASGSRLRLYIPRETCLITFLLAGISCPRGTRPNLNGAPGVQDGEPFGDAALVFTKEHCLQREVEIEVESMDKGGNFIGWLWLDNQNYSVKLVEEGLASVHFTAERSVHYRAMQVAEENAKARKLKIWANYVEKEVKAVPEEEFAAERKTNYQAVVITEVTPELRFYVQKVDQGQALEQLMNQLRQELNTNPPLAGAYVPKKGDICAAKFSDGEWYRARVEKVAGNQVHLLYIDYGNREITTAVKCVSIPAVYAGPAAFAHEYSLACTALPKDPEDIQEVVTAFGEDTNGRQLLLNVEYKGANGDCVTLLTNETDASQRKDIARELISDGLLCAEPRREKRLLKLVNDYIAAQDAAKKRHLNIWRYGDITEDDANEFGLGKRKI, encoded by the exons ATGAGTTCGCAACAGCAACCGGCTCTGCAAGAAAAACAACCCCCTCAATATTTCAAAGGAATTGTGAAATTGGTATTGTCTGGAGATTCTGTGATCATTCGTGGACAGCCAAAAGGAG GACCACCACCTGAGAGGCAACTGAATTTGTCTGGAATTAATGCTCCTAGATCAGGAAGGAGAGCTGGAGGGAG TGCTGAAGAAACCAAGGATGAACCATTTGCTTGGGAAGCAAGAGAATTTTTACGAAAGAAACTAGTTGGCAAGGAAGTTGTGTTCACTATTGAATACAAGGTTCCGTCATCTGGTCGAGAGTATGGTTTCCTTTATCTTGGAAAAG ATGCTGCTTCTGGAGAAAATGTCATCGAGTCCTTGGTTACTGAAGGCTTGGTTACTGTTCGTCAAGAGGGAATCAGAGGCTCCACAGAGTTAGCCCATTTAGCTGAACTTGAAAGTGCTGCCAAAGCTGCAGGTAAAGGAAAATGGGCTTCCACTGGCTTGCAAGAGCATGTTCGAGATATTAAGTGGGTAGCCGAGAATCCTAGGCAACTTGTTGACAAGTTCAAAGGGAAGCCAGTTCAAGCTGTTGTTGAACATGTTCGAGATGGATCGACAATTCGGGCCTTTTTACTTCCTGACTTCTATCACATCACATTGATGGTTTCTGGAATTAGA TGTCCAGGATTCAAGCTAGATTCCGAAGGCAAACCAGACCCAGCCGCAACGGAACCCCTGGCTGAAGAAGCGAAATTCTTTACCGAAACCAGACTTCTTCAGCGAGACGTTCAGATCGTTCTCGAATCAgttaataacaacaactttGTTGGCAGCGTTATCCATCCG AATGGAAACATCGCCGAACTCTTATTGCGTGATGGGTTTGCCCGGTGCGTTGACTGGTCGATTGCTTTAGTGACGGGAGGCGCAGAAAAGCTTCGTGCTGCTGAAAAAGCAGCTAAGGAGAAGAAGTTGCGTATTTGGAAGGATTACGTGTCTTCAGCCCCACAA TTGAGCGCTAAAGAAAAGCAGTTCAATGGCAAAGTTGTTGAAATCGTGAACGCTGATGCCTTTATGGTAAAACTACACGATGGCTCGACTCGAAAGATCTTTTTGGCAAGCATTCGTCCGCCAAG GCTTGAAGAGAAAGGCGAAGAGaagggtgagaaaaagaaaggattCCGACCTCTTTACGATATTCCTTGGTTGTATGAAGCACGTGAATTCCTTCGAAAGAAGCTGATCGATAAACGCGTAGACATCACAGTCGATTACGTACAACCCGCAAGCGCCAACTATCCAGAAAAAACATGCTGTACTGTCCTGATTGGAGGAGC CAATGTTGCCGAAGCACTAGTGTCCAAAGGATATGCCACGGTCATTCGTTACAGGCAAGACGACGATCAGCGATCATCTCGCTATGACGAATTGCTTGCTGCTGAAATGAAGGCTTCTAAAACTTCGAAAGGAGTGCACGATAAGAAAGAAGCTCCGACGCACCGCGTAGCTGATTTATCAGGG GATCTTGCCAAATCGAAGCAATTTTTACCATTCTTGCAAAGAGCTGGTCGTTCGGAAGCCGTTGTTGAATTTGTTGCCTCTGGATCTCGTCTTCGGCTGTACATTCCACGTGAGACATGCCTCATCACTTTTCTTCTCGCTGGCATCAGCTGTCCTCGAGGTACTCGTCCCAATCTTAACGGTGCTCCTGGAGTCCAAGATGGTGAACCTTTTGGAGATGCAGCACTCGTCTTTACCAAGGAACATTGCCTACAACGAGAAGTTGAAATCGAGGTTGAAAGCATGGATAAAGGTGGAAATTTCATTGG atggCTCTGGTTAGATAACCAAAATTACTCTGTGAAGTTAGTCGAAGAAGGGCTTGCCAGTGTTCATTTCACGGCTGAGCGTTCAGTGCATTATCGAGCAATGCAGGTAGCCGAAGAGAACGCTAAAgcaaggaaattgaaaatttgggCGAATTACGTTGAAAAAGAAGTGAAGGCCGTGCCTGAAGAGGAATTCGCagctgaaagaaaaacaaactatcaAGCTGTTGTTATAACGGAAGTAACTCCAGAACTGCGATTCTATGTTCAAAAAGTGGACCAAGGACAGGCATTGGAACAACTGATGAATCAACTTAGGCAAGAACTCAACACTAACCCTCCCCTTGCAGGCGCTTATGTTCCCAAGAAAG GTGACATTTGTGCTGCTAAATTCTCTGATGGAGAATGGTACCGTGCTCGCGTAGAGAAAGTTGCTGGAAACCag GTTCATTTGCTCTACATCGACTACGGAAACCGCGAAATTACCACTGCGGTGAAGTGTGTGAGCATTCCTGCTGTCTATGCGGGACCAGCAGCCTTTGCTCATGAGTACAGTCTGGCATGTACCGCGCTCCCGAAAGac CCGGAGGACATTCAAGAAGTTGTAACTGCTTTTGGCGAAGACACCAATGGTCGGCAGTTGTTGTTGAACGTGGAATACAAAGGAGCTAACGGGGACTGT GTCACTTTGCTTACCAACGAAACAGATGCTTCTCAACGCAAAGACATAGCTCGTGAGCTTATCTCTGATGGATTACTGTGCGCCGAACCGCGACGTGAAAAGCGACTCCTTAAATTG gTGAACGATTACATTGCGGCTCAAGACGCTGCTAAGAAACGTCACTTGAACATTTGGCGATATGGTGACATCACTGAAGATGATGCCAACGAATTTGGTTTGGGGAAACGCAAAATCTAA
- the LOC124202747 gene encoding magnesium transporter NIPA3-like, with amino-acid sequence MMETSTRDFFIGLSLAVLSCFFIGSSFIIKKLGLLRLRGSTSTPAADGGFGYLQDWVWWTGLITMGIGEASNFAAYAFAPAALVTPLGALSILVSAVLAPKFLNEKLNILGKIGCMLCILGSSIIVIHAPKEGDVNSIQELNKKIFESGFAYYILVVATLAIYSIKFIVPRYGKKNVAVYIFICSSIGSLSVMCCKGLGLCIRESMSSPERSALNKQFFLFLIPLVICIVVQMNYLNKALDSFSSNLVNPVHYIFFTSFVILASSILFQEWHHIAGVDVFATLIGLTVVIIALFLISSFNDSQITLSEIYSSSSRKYLN; translated from the exons ATGATGGAGACCAGCACacgagatttttttattggattaaGTCTAGCAGTTTTGTCTTGCTTTTTTATAG GTTCCAGttttatcattaaaaaactTGGATTGCTTAGGCTTCGTGGTTCTACATCTACTCCAGCTGCTGATGGAGGTTTTGGATACCTACAAGATTGGGTTTGGTGGACAGGACTTATCACAA TGGGAATCGGGGAGGCCAGTAATTTTGCAG CTTATGCTTTTGCTCCGGCTGCCCTTGTTACTCCTCTCGGAGCTCTCTCAATTCTTGTCTCTGCTGTATTAGCACCAAAATTTCTGaatgag AAGTTGAATATTCTAGGCAAG ATAGGATGTATGCTTTGCATTTTGG GATCCAGTATTATTGTTATTCATGCTCCTAAAGAAGGTGATGTAAATTCCATTCAAGagctcaataaaaaaatttttgaatcag GTTTTGCTTACTACATATTAGTGGTGGCGACACTCGCAATATATTCCAT CAAATTCATCGTGCCTCGctatgggaaaaaaaatgttgctgtATACATATTCATTTGTTCCAGTATAGGCTCGTTGTCAGTAATGTGCTGTAAAGGTCTAGGCCTTTGCATTCGTGAAAGCATGTCAAGCCCAGAACGTTCAGCTCTTAACAAAcagtttttcctatttcttattCCGCTTGTAATTTGCATCGTCGTTCAG ATGAACTACCTGAATAAGGCCTTGGATTCCTTTAGTTCGAATTTAGTCAATCCTGTTCACTATATTTTCTTTACCAGTTTTGTTATCTTAGCTTcatcaattttgtttcaagaaTGGCACCATATTGCGGGTGTCGATGTGTTTGCTACATTAATTGGTCTCACCGTCGTCATCATTGCATTGTTCCTAATAAGTTCTTTTAACGATTCACAAATTACTCTATCGGagatatattcttcttcttcgagaaAATATCTGAATTAA